One window of the Rhipicephalus microplus isolate Deutch F79 chromosome 2, USDA_Rmic, whole genome shotgun sequence genome contains the following:
- the LOC119169807 gene encoding uncharacterized protein LOC119169807 — MLCKRGLSDTSPHLKSVNVKDVSARDQEEWYIRGRRLPLKTTQSSLLPAQKDPLLATAMIAVSSKSILLALLVLAVVCSMAAAQFGFGRGGFGRGYGGYGGGFGRGYGGGFGRGFGGYGRGFGGYGRGFYG; from the exons ATGCTGTGCAAGCGGGGACTTTCCGACACATCGCCTCATTTAAAGAGCGTAAACGTGAAGGACGTGTCGGCACGTGACCAGGAAGAGTGGTATATAAGGGGACGCCGTTTGCCACTGAAGACCACACAATCATCTTTGCTGCCAGCACAAAAAGATCCTTTG CTAGCCACAGCCATGATTGCCGTGAGCAGCAAGTCCATCCTCCTCGCCCTGTTGGTGCTCGCTGTCGTCTGCAGCATGGCCGCTGCCCAGTTCGGCTTCGGACGAGGAGGCTTCGGAAGAGGCTACGGTGGCTACGGAGGAGGCTTCGGTCGTGGATACGGAGGAGGCTTCGGCCGCGGCTTCGGCGGATATGGCCGTGGATTCGGAGGCTACGGACGCGGATTCTACGGCTGA